A stretch of the Papaver somniferum cultivar HN1 chromosome 6, ASM357369v1, whole genome shotgun sequence genome encodes the following:
- the LOC113289355 gene encoding cell division cycle-associated protein 7-like yields MVTTGKRFQSEEIPATTKKMNTTTAEYSYEQTREQRIRENKERMQKLGILDLSVKLKSELLPPKRSPRYTPERRTPKHSTPVPSSEPRRSSRLQSVTPVSYTEPRLKKGMEDGEEHGKELIREGERPEIYTEEHEKKLGTCNAPWTLYVDGIGTDGKRIYDPVKGKTCHQCRQKTLGHRTHCSTCNLVQGQFCGDCLYTRYGENVLEANQNPDWICPVCRGICNCSLCRLAKGWMPTGYMYRKVEKLGYKSVAHYLIQTRRGETNSEEKANTKDPISAKRSLAFNDPVDSSQQIEPLDSANDGKALAVSTEESSQQNGTLNSQENLKQLSEDNKDTDDHTEEKKALVGSTEEPSQQNETLNSEENPKQLSEGNKDNDDHIEEKKAEPENIGGTPEVKNISPKTNPRIRKTPPATATPNLNTIAGRLRQRRMIS; encoded by the exons ATGGTGACTACGGGGAAGAGATTTCAATCAGAAGAAATCCCTGCAACTACCAAAAAGATGAACACAACCACTGCGGAGTATTCATATGAGCAAACTAGAGAGCAAAGGATCAGAGAAAACAAAGAACGAATGCAAAAACTTGGTATTCTTGATCTGTCTGTTAAACTCAAATCTGAACTTCTCCCTCCTAAGAGATCTCCTAGATATACACCTGAAAGAAGAACCCCTAAGCATTCTACTCCAGTACCTTCTTCTGAACCCCGGCGCTCTTCAAG GTTGCAGAGTGTAACTCCGGTGAGTTACACagaacctcgtctgaagaaaggGATGGAAGATGGAGAGGAACATGGGAAGGAGCTAATTAGAGAAGGTGAAAGACCAGAGATTTATACTGAAGAGCATGAGAAAAAGTTGGGAACTTGTAATGCTCCTTGGACTCTTTATGTTGACGGAATCGGAACTGATGGAAAACGTATTTATGATCCTGTTAAAGGAAAGACATGTCACCAGTGCAG gcaaaagactcttggtcatcGTACACATTGCAGCACCTGCAACCTGGTCCAAGGGCAATTCTGTGGAGATTGCTTGTACACGAG ATATGGAGAGAATGTGCTGGAAGCAAATCAGAACCCTGATTGGATTTGCCCCGTTTGCCGCGGAATTTGCAACTGCAGCTTGTGCAGACTGGCTAAAGGATGGATGCCCACTGGATACATGTATAGGAAG GTTGAGAAACTTGGCTACAAGTCCGTGGCACATTATCTCATTCAAACCCGGCGCGGTGAGACTAACTCTGAAGAAAAAGCAAATACCAAAGATCCAATTTCTGCAAAGAGGTCCCTAGCTTTTAATGATCCAGTAGATTCTTCTCAGCAAATTGAACCCCTCGACTCAGCCAATGATGGAAAAGCTTTGGCTGTAAGCACAGAGGAATCATCCCAGCAAAATGGAACTCTCAACTCACAGGAAAATTTGAAACAGTTGTCTGAAGATAACAAAGATACCGATGATCATACAGAGGAGAAGAAAGCTTTGGTTGGAAGCACAGAGGAACCGTCCCAGCAAAACGAAACTCTCAACTCAGAAGAAAACCCTAAGCAGTTGTCTGAAGGTAACAAAGATAATGATGATCATATAGAAGAGAAGAAAGCAGAACCAGAGAATATTGGTGGTACACCTGAAGTCAAAAACATATCTCCCAAAACAAACCCAAGGATTAGAAAAACGCCTCCTGCCACTGCTACACCAAACTTGAACACCATTGCTGGAAGATTGAGGCAGAGGCGAATGATCTCTTGA